From a region of the Desulfuromonas sp. KJ2020 genome:
- a CDS encoding WD40 repeat domain-containing protein, translating into MCRRLFFWFFVLLAVSACKPHSQEATAQSGGPAVVVSVSSDGRFALSSHLDNRIVLWNLERKEKFLVSENANIYSAYFVRGAELFLWQGLNDVVHVQGVNKEEFDSFPHFPTYGHVLSADLKHYVSCDVDWNLFYDSGDAMKHVKQDGDSPSFLGQGKLLNLTLADEGNLLLSAGRGFDVPDNLPITAEGAVRPEQTYSDYAGVVLWDISSGRPLFKFPGNSAKTNATLSPNGQYVVSGCEGGSSFVWEASSGELLHEDASLYHGILNKNDSDDYENWTFDDTGLIPPPNDLNASVGGATLAIKFIDPQHYLRFLTYSPYAVLYHIDNPLPLKYLYLGRDPLPAVRDYHRNAAMDTAPDAGILVMGQQYGGGIIVYRYDSETQELNKVWEGDRQ; encoded by the coding sequence ATGTGCAGGCGGTTATTTTTCTGGTTTTTTGTTTTATTAGCTGTCTCGGCATGCAAACCCCATTCTCAAGAGGCTACGGCGCAGAGCGGCGGGCCCGCCGTCGTCGTGAGTGTCTCCAGTGATGGTCGCTTCGCTCTGAGCTCCCACCTGGATAATCGAATTGTGCTTTGGAATCTGGAGCGCAAAGAAAAATTTCTCGTGTCAGAGAATGCCAATATCTACAGTGCTTATTTTGTCCGTGGAGCCGAGCTATTTCTTTGGCAGGGTCTCAACGATGTGGTTCATGTCCAGGGGGTGAATAAAGAGGAGTTCGACTCATTTCCTCATTTTCCGACCTATGGGCACGTGTTGAGTGCCGATTTGAAGCATTATGTGAGTTGTGATGTGGACTGGAATCTTTTTTATGATTCAGGGGATGCCATGAAACACGTGAAGCAAGATGGGGACTCCCCAAGTTTTTTAGGACAAGGAAAGTTGCTTAATCTTACTCTCGCCGATGAGGGGAATTTGCTTCTATCGGCAGGGAGAGGCTTTGATGTCCCTGATAATCTTCCGATCACTGCTGAAGGAGCCGTTCGCCCCGAGCAGACGTACTCAGATTATGCAGGTGTTGTTCTGTGGGATATTTCATCAGGAAGACCGCTGTTTAAATTTCCTGGCAATTCTGCCAAAACAAACGCTACCTTGAGCCCCAATGGGCAATATGTAGTCAGTGGATGCGAGGGAGGTTCGTCGTTTGTATGGGAAGCTAGCTCTGGTGAACTTCTACATGAAGATGCAAGTCTTTACCATGGAATCCTAAACAAGAACGATTCGGATGATTACGAGAATTGGACCTTCGACGATACGGGGCTCATTCCCCCTCCAAACGATTTAAATGCAAGTGTTGGTGGCGCCACTCTCGCCATCAAATTCATCGACCCGCAACACTACCTTCGCTTCCTCACCTATTCCCCCTACGCCGTGCTTTACCACATCGACAACCCCCTGCCTTTGAAATACCTCTACCTGGGCCGCGATCCCCTGCCCGCCGTGCGTGACTACCATCGCAACGCCGCCATGGACACGGCGCCTGACGCGGGCATTCTGGTCATGGGCCAGCAGTACGGTGGCGGTATTATTGTCTATAGGTACGATTCCGAAACACAAGAACTCAACAAAGTGTGGGAGGGGGATCGGCAGTAA
- a CDS encoding Fic family protein has protein sequence MSIPPSQRKLADALSAMKDLQDSGKTVIKSSDLTRIQRESLVRAGFLQLVVKGWYMPSRPEEHSGVSTLWHASMKDFIRGYCSERFGEDWHVSPEYSLLLHAGATVLPKQIVVYGPKGKNGLLSLPEGCSILDYQSAQLATGKQIELIDGIRALPLPVALARVPDAFFSSYARDAQIALHRLSDASEINHLLLEGGHSSIAGRLAGAFRAVGRRKIADEILATMRVAGYVVNEKNPFTVEPPKLEFSRRQSPYVLRMRLMWKDMRESVISKFPKEPGLPQDVERFMADIEERYQTDAYHSLSIEGYRVTDEIIRKVATGNWSPGDNDSDRQTKDAMTAHGYWLAHNDVKATIRTILNGANPGEAFSVAHGTWYRSLFAPNVDAGFLRLQDLAGYRSGQVFIRNALHVPPSPEAVRDMIPELCNLLEKETLAAVRAVLGHFMFVYIHPYFDGNGRLGRFLMNTMLASGGYPWTVIRLETRGEYMEALEAASSHGDISKFAEFIANSMETTGEVK, from the coding sequence ATGTCAATACCACCATCTCAACGAAAACTAGCAGATGCCCTATCGGCAATGAAGGACCTGCAGGATTCAGGGAAAACAGTAATAAAATCGTCTGACCTGACTAGAATTCAACGCGAATCTCTCGTAAGGGCCGGATTCCTTCAATTGGTTGTTAAAGGGTGGTACATGCCCTCTCGGCCTGAGGAGCATTCAGGTGTCAGTACCCTCTGGCATGCATCCATGAAAGATTTTATCCGAGGCTACTGCTCTGAAAGGTTTGGGGAGGATTGGCATGTATCTCCTGAATATTCATTGCTACTACACGCTGGAGCCACTGTTCTCCCGAAGCAGATTGTTGTCTATGGTCCAAAGGGCAAGAATGGTCTGCTGAGCCTACCAGAGGGGTGCTCAATTCTCGACTATCAATCTGCTCAGCTAGCAACCGGAAAACAGATTGAATTAATTGACGGCATACGAGCGCTTCCCCTCCCTGTGGCCCTTGCCCGCGTGCCCGATGCTTTTTTTTCAAGTTATGCCCGAGACGCGCAAATAGCGCTGCATCGACTTTCCGATGCATCCGAAATTAACCACCTTTTGCTTGAGGGAGGCCACAGCAGTATTGCTGGTAGGCTAGCTGGAGCCTTTAGAGCAGTTGGTCGTCGTAAGATCGCCGATGAAATTTTGGCAACGATGCGAGTTGCCGGTTATGTTGTCAATGAAAAAAACCCCTTCACAGTCGAGCCTCCAAAACTGGAATTTTCAAGGCGACAGTCTCCTTATGTTCTGCGCATGCGCTTGATGTGGAAAGACATGAGAGAGAGTGTCATCAGTAAGTTCCCAAAAGAACCTGGCCTACCTCAAGATGTTGAGCGCTTCATGGCCGACATTGAAGAGAGGTATCAAACGGATGCATATCATTCCCTGTCAATAGAAGGGTATCGGGTTACAGATGAGATTATCAGAAAGGTGGCGACGGGCAACTGGAGCCCTGGTGACAACGATTCAGATAGACAAACAAAGGATGCAATGACTGCTCATGGTTATTGGCTCGCGCACAATGACGTTAAAGCCACAATAAGAACTATCTTAAACGGCGCGAACCCTGGCGAAGCATTCAGTGTGGCCCACGGGACATGGTATAGAAGTCTTTTTGCCCCCAACGTTGATGCGGGCTTCCTCAGACTTCAGGACCTTGCCGGCTACCGCTCCGGTCAAGTATTTATTCGGAACGCGTTGCATGTCCCACCTTCGCCTGAGGCAGTTCGCGATATGATACCCGAGTTATGCAATCTTCTAGAAAAGGAAACGCTTGCGGCAGTACGTGCGGTACTGGGGCACTTTATGTTTGTTTACATCCATCCATACTTTGATGGCAACGGGAGACTTGGCCGCTTCCTAATGAACACCATGCTCGCTTCGGGCGGCTATCCATGGACAGTTATCCGCCTGGAGACCAGAGGGGAATACATGGAGGCATTGGAAGCGGCAAGCTCACATGGAGATATTAGCAAATTTGCTGAATTTATAGCTAATTCAATGGAAACAACAGGTGAAGTTAAGTAG
- a CDS encoding PHP domain-containing protein yields MSNTLALEADLHVHTVASGHAFSTIGEITLAAAAKGLKAVGMTDHGPALPGGPHPYHFAALRFIPEYLNDVRVLRGVESNILGKNKLDLPDPLLDRLDLVLAGFHEGCGFDNKGVKANTRAVLALMENPRVNLICHPGNPNFPLDYAEVVRQAAATRTALEINNASFIISRRGSVGNCRTIARLCAEHDAPIAVGSDSHIAQGVGEFTEALAVLQEEGVRLEQIVNRTLASTLSFLGLDA; encoded by the coding sequence ATGTCCAACACTCTTGCTCTTGAAGCTGACCTGCATGTGCACACGGTGGCTTCGGGCCATGCCTTCAGTACGATTGGTGAGATTACCCTGGCTGCGGCGGCCAAGGGGCTCAAGGCCGTGGGGATGACGGATCATGGGCCGGCTTTGCCGGGAGGACCGCATCCCTATCACTTTGCCGCCTTGCGCTTTATCCCTGAATATCTCAACGATGTCCGCGTATTGCGAGGTGTCGAATCCAATATCCTCGGCAAGAACAAGCTTGACCTGCCCGACCCTCTGCTGGATCGTCTGGACCTGGTGCTGGCTGGTTTTCACGAGGGTTGCGGTTTCGACAACAAGGGGGTCAAGGCCAATACCCGCGCTGTCCTCGCGCTCATGGAGAATCCGCGCGTCAACCTCATCTGCCACCCCGGCAACCCCAACTTTCCCCTCGACTATGCCGAGGTCGTGCGGCAGGCCGCCGCTACCCGCACGGCCCTGGAGATCAACAACGCCTCCTTCATTATCAGTCGTCGCGGCAGCGTCGGCAACTGCCGAACCATCGCCCGTCTCTGTGCCGAACACGATGCGCCCATTGCCGTGGGCAGTGACTCGCACATCGCCCAGGGTGTCGGCGAGTTTACCGAAGCGCTGGCCGTTCTGCAGGAAGAGGGCGTGCGCCTGGAGCAGATCGTCAACCGCACTTTGGCCTCGACCTTGTCCTTTCTCGGGCTTGACGCTTAA
- a CDS encoding GSU2204 family CXXCH-containing (seleno)protein has translation MKQSRTWLLALLSALTLMATSTLAVAEESSDHFSGSVEIGATVVDVKDNPARAQEYTGYRSDDGVNVAPKLELEYLSDNLRFLIDSETKGHRDQTHGYEIDFKRMLRVDGSYESFEHWKDHETLDQFGATARDDVGGSQPSTTTDKIMAELAELPTPVTAVGGGTLNYDPRQAYEQEISNDYIVTRREIKNEASLTLPMLPNITFHAGMRMETREGLEQAIATTKCDSCHVTAVGKNIDERTEEYTLGATGKFGLLTVDYEYLTRNFTEDSAAPTKYYEDAGNPTAYNLLYENGDYAFARTPDSQKDSHALKARVDLSGDTVISSSYVKSDIESSKAETETEYDLLGSSKLESEYESFGAKLSTKFGKNLRLSLRGQLYQIDVKDNAIYYPARDVAAAATAWPGTNTDAWHSAEARDVSELGLDAVYRLSKATTLRLGYEYEEVERDEEELGETTTHTVKAAIKTRFNKAFSGRASYEYQNIDEPFAGAHVGIAQGDLAGGAIADPLGSGLWYYNTVDFSATDAEKTWYWTDVYPNRQLESTSLPEDVHEAKVNVTWAARHNLAANAFARVRYQENDRVSYEQTTYVPGVSLWYAPNGKMNLTLAYTFNKQETENKMCVGWYHGUANDVSSGQFGSICNTSEYDSKVNTLALNMDYQATEKLRMNASAIFNLAKDSWDWRFTERAQLYGENDPSTPLSETGIEAAGQYASVNYDNWELNNLITSYSDLEYTQYEFTLGGTYAFTDRLYTTASATYEIFESDQMYVYGNEDGDVFRGYLALGYKF, from the coding sequence ATGAAGCAAAGCCGTACCTGGCTGCTTGCATTGTTGTCCGCCCTGACGCTGATGGCGACCTCCACGCTGGCGGTGGCGGAAGAATCTTCCGACCATTTCAGCGGCAGCGTGGAGATCGGCGCCACAGTGGTCGATGTCAAGGACAACCCTGCACGTGCCCAAGAATACACCGGATACCGGTCGGATGACGGGGTCAATGTCGCCCCGAAACTCGAACTGGAGTACCTGAGCGATAACCTGCGCTTTCTGATCGACAGCGAGACCAAGGGACATCGCGATCAGACCCATGGCTACGAAATCGACTTCAAGCGCATGCTGCGGGTCGATGGCTCGTATGAGTCCTTCGAGCACTGGAAGGATCATGAAACCCTGGACCAATTTGGCGCCACCGCCCGTGACGATGTGGGGGGCTCCCAGCCCAGCACCACCACCGACAAGATCATGGCGGAACTGGCTGAACTGCCGACGCCTGTTACCGCCGTCGGTGGCGGCACCCTCAACTATGATCCGCGCCAAGCCTACGAGCAGGAAATCAGCAACGACTATATCGTGACCCGTCGGGAGATTAAAAACGAGGCCAGCCTGACCCTGCCCATGCTGCCCAACATCACCTTCCATGCCGGCATGCGCATGGAGACGCGGGAAGGACTGGAGCAGGCCATCGCCACCACCAAGTGCGACTCCTGCCACGTCACCGCCGTCGGCAAGAACATCGACGAGCGCACCGAAGAGTACACCCTGGGCGCTACCGGCAAGTTCGGCCTGCTCACCGTCGACTACGAATATCTGACCCGCAACTTCACAGAAGACAGTGCGGCGCCAACCAAATACTATGAAGATGCAGGCAATCCCACAGCGTACAATCTGCTGTACGAAAACGGCGACTACGCTTTTGCCCGCACACCTGACTCGCAAAAAGACAGCCACGCCTTGAAGGCCCGCGTGGACCTGAGCGGCGACACCGTCATCAGCTCCAGCTACGTGAAGTCGGACATCGAAAGCTCCAAAGCTGAAACCGAGACGGAGTACGATCTGCTCGGCAGCAGCAAACTGGAAAGCGAATACGAATCTTTCGGGGCCAAGCTGTCGACTAAATTCGGCAAAAACCTCCGCCTGTCCCTGCGTGGTCAGCTCTATCAGATCGACGTCAAGGATAATGCGATCTACTACCCTGCCCGCGATGTCGCAGCGGCGGCAACGGCCTGGCCCGGAACCAATACCGACGCCTGGCATTCCGCCGAAGCTCGCGACGTCAGCGAATTGGGTCTCGATGCAGTCTATCGGCTGAGCAAAGCCACGACCCTGCGCCTCGGCTATGAGTATGAAGAAGTCGAGCGCGACGAGGAAGAGCTGGGCGAGACCACGACCCATACGGTGAAGGCAGCGATTAAAACCCGCTTCAACAAGGCTTTCTCCGGCCGCGCCAGTTATGAGTACCAGAATATCGACGAGCCCTTTGCCGGTGCCCACGTCGGCATCGCCCAGGGTGACCTCGCTGGCGGCGCCATTGCGGATCCTCTCGGTTCTGGCCTCTGGTATTACAACACAGTAGATTTCTCAGCAACGGATGCCGAAAAAACTTGGTACTGGACTGATGTCTACCCCAACCGCCAGCTGGAGTCCACCAGCCTGCCTGAGGATGTACACGAAGCCAAGGTCAATGTCACCTGGGCCGCCCGCCACAACCTGGCCGCCAACGCCTTCGCCCGTGTTCGCTATCAGGAAAATGACCGGGTGAGCTACGAACAGACCACCTATGTTCCCGGTGTCAGCCTCTGGTACGCCCCCAACGGCAAGATGAACCTGACCCTGGCCTACACCTTCAACAAGCAGGAAACCGAGAACAAGATGTGTGTCGGCTGGTACCATGGCTGAGCGAACGACGTCTCGTCGGGCCAGTTTGGCTCGATCTGCAACACCTCCGAGTACGATTCGAAAGTCAACACCCTTGCGCTCAACATGGACTATCAGGCCACGGAAAAGCTGCGCATGAATGCCAGCGCCATTTTCAACCTCGCCAAGGACAGCTGGGACTGGCGTTTCACCGAAAGAGCTCAGCTTTATGGTGAAAATGATCCCTCAACCCCTCTCTCCGAGACCGGTATTGAGGCTGCTGGCCAATACGCTTCAGTCAACTACGACAACTGGGAGCTGAACAACCTGATCACCAGCTATTCCGACCTGGAATACACCCAGTATGAATTTACCCTGGGCGGCACCTACGCTTTCACCGATCGTCTTTACACCACCGCTTCGGCGACCTATGAGATCTTTGAAAGCGATCAGATGTACGTGTATGGAAACGAGGATGGCGACGTCTTTCGTGGCTATCTCGCCCTGGGTTACAAGTTTTAA
- a CDS encoding GSU2203 family decaheme c-type cytochrome, producing MSRKLLQTKAKWLVRLLPLMLILGACATGTIREKMLTLPKIDGATIVGQETCAGCHDDKAASMAGNVHGRLADFELMGGQNGCESCHGAGSLHVDGGGDTEKILNPAKLTADESAALCALCHTSGKLMDWTHSQHALADVGCTDCHTMHTQDKSLKAYLKKADPELCYGCHQEQMAQSKFPSHHPLDEGKMNCSSCHNAHGELNTDERTNDLCLNCHTRYQGPFVFGHAPVEDDCTICHNPHGSVANNLLVQNEPFLCMQCHEGHFHMLRESNYTVPVPATGQTATTPEAQAIADIVNVHGNEGFQTSFGTKCTTCHKVVHGSDYPSQPLSGGGLTR from the coding sequence ATGTCAAGGAAGTTGCTTCAAACCAAAGCCAAATGGCTGGTGCGGCTTCTTCCCCTTATGCTCATCCTGGGGGCCTGCGCTACCGGGACCATAAGGGAAAAGATGCTGACCCTGCCGAAGATCGATGGCGCCACCATCGTTGGCCAGGAAACCTGTGCCGGCTGCCATGACGACAAGGCCGCCTCGATGGCCGGTAATGTGCACGGCCGCCTGGCCGATTTTGAACTGATGGGTGGCCAGAACGGCTGCGAGTCCTGCCACGGCGCCGGCAGCCTGCATGTCGACGGCGGCGGCGACACCGAGAAGATTCTCAACCCCGCCAAGCTGACGGCCGACGAGTCCGCCGCCCTCTGCGCCCTCTGCCACACCAGCGGCAAGCTCATGGACTGGACCCACAGCCAGCACGCCCTGGCCGATGTCGGCTGCACCGACTGCCACACCATGCACACCCAGGACAAGTCCCTGAAGGCCTACCTGAAGAAGGCCGATCCCGAGCTGTGCTACGGCTGTCACCAGGAGCAGATGGCCCAGTCCAAATTCCCCTCTCATCACCCCCTCGATGAGGGCAAGATGAACTGCTCCAGCTGCCACAATGCCCACGGCGAACTCAATACCGATGAGCGCACCAATGACCTGTGCCTCAACTGCCACACCCGTTATCAGGGTCCCTTCGTCTTTGGTCATGCCCCCGTTGAGGACGACTGCACCATCTGCCACAACCCCCACGGCAGCGTGGCCAACAACCTGCTGGTGCAGAACGAGCCTTTCCTGTGCATGCAGTGCCATGAAGGCCACTTCCACATGCTGAGGGAATCCAATTATACGGTCCCCGTACCTGCCACCGGACAGACGGCAACGACGCCTGAGGCTCAGGCCATTGCTGACATCGTCAACGTCCATGGCAATGAAGGGTTTCAGACCTCTTTCGGCACCAAGTGCACCACCTGCCACAAAGTGGTCCATGGCAGTGATTACCCGTCCCAACCGCTTAGCGGTGGCGGCCTGACCCGTTAA
- a CDS encoding LysR family transcriptional regulator — METRYLKTLLKACETGSFSRAAEELHITQSAASQRVKFLEESYGQQLLDRSGPVLVPTEAGALVLAAAREILARENELAEGLKRLKVGKRLSICCTPTFGMAHLPGVLNDFVMQNADVADLKFIFKQPAEAIKGVQDKEYDLAVIEHCDAPLLKSFACHALPDDELVFISAPGLKLPSGELEIGQLLELRLYARRDGCSSKNLLTRNLAAVGVGIDDFRTVVISDDLRLSIESVLAGGGVSFVSRSLVQRHLDEGRLCAHYVKGFQHHRERTLFYDAGRTDEPLLANFVACVFALFKDRKENGFVPIQVRP; from the coding sequence ATGGAAACGCGTTATCTGAAAACCCTGCTGAAGGCCTGTGAGACGGGGAGTTTTTCGCGGGCGGCGGAAGAGCTGCACATCACCCAGTCGGCGGCGTCGCAGCGAGTCAAGTTTCTGGAGGAATCCTATGGCCAACAGCTGCTGGATCGCAGCGGGCCGGTGCTGGTGCCGACGGAGGCGGGAGCCCTGGTGCTGGCGGCGGCCCGAGAAATTCTTGCAAGAGAGAACGAGCTGGCCGAGGGCCTCAAGCGACTCAAGGTGGGCAAAAGGCTGTCCATCTGCTGCACGCCGACCTTTGGCATGGCCCATCTGCCGGGGGTGCTGAACGATTTCGTCATGCAGAATGCCGACGTGGCCGACCTCAAGTTCATTTTCAAGCAGCCGGCCGAAGCCATCAAGGGGGTGCAGGACAAGGAGTACGATCTGGCGGTGATCGAGCATTGCGATGCCCCCCTGCTCAAGAGCTTCGCCTGCCATGCCCTGCCGGATGACGAGCTGGTATTTATCAGCGCGCCCGGCCTGAAGCTGCCATCAGGTGAACTGGAGATCGGCCAGCTGCTGGAGCTGCGTCTTTACGCCCGGCGGGACGGTTGCAGCTCGAAAAACCTGCTGACCCGCAATCTGGCGGCCGTGGGGGTGGGGATCGACGACTTCCGCACGGTGGTCATCTCCGATGATCTGCGACTTTCCATCGAGTCCGTGCTCGCGGGCGGCGGAGTGTCCTTCGTCTCGCGCAGCCTCGTGCAACGCCACCTTGATGAAGGACGTCTGTGCGCCCACTATGTAAAAGGATTTCAGCATCACCGCGAACGTACCCTGTTTTACGATGCAGGTCGCACGGATGAACCCCTGCTGGCCAACTTTGTCGCCTGCGTTTTTGCCCTTTTTAAGGACAGAAAAGAGAACGGTTTTGTCCCTATTCAGGTGCGGCCCTGA
- a CDS encoding endonuclease III domain-containing protein, with product MDYAWRLDQIFQRLSRHYGPLHWWPAETPFEVAVGAILTQNTTWTQVEKAIDNLRQADLLSPAAVRRVVLSDLERMVRPAGFYRQKAHRLKLLVEHLFVHHDGRLETLLDGPTDQVRRELLSLKGVGPETADSILLYAGDHPVFVVDAYTHRLCSRLGLYTGRVDYHALQALFMDYLPADAALFNAYHALIVQLCKDACRKRSPRCPACPLAADCPSADSL from the coding sequence ATGGACTACGCTTGGCGTCTCGATCAGATTTTTCAGCGACTTTCCCGCCACTACGGCCCTTTGCACTGGTGGCCAGCGGAAACCCCTTTCGAGGTGGCCGTCGGGGCCATCCTGACGCAGAATACGACCTGGACTCAGGTGGAAAAGGCTATCGACAACCTGCGGCAGGCCGATCTGCTTTCCCCCGCCGCCGTGCGCCGGGTGGTGCTGTCTGATCTTGAACGGATGGTGCGTCCCGCCGGATTTTACCGCCAGAAAGCGCACCGCCTTAAACTGCTGGTGGAGCATCTCTTTGTCCATCATGACGGCCGTCTGGAGACTCTGCTTGACGGGCCGACAGATCAGGTGCGTCGTGAGTTGCTCTCCCTCAAAGGGGTGGGGCCGGAAACAGCCGATTCAATTCTGCTCTACGCCGGCGACCATCCCGTCTTTGTGGTGGATGCCTATACCCACCGCCTGTGCAGTCGGCTGGGTCTTTATACCGGCCGTGTCGACTACCATGCCCTGCAAGCTCTCTTTATGGATTATCTCCCCGCTGATGCCGCGCTTTTCAACGCCTATCATGCCCTCATCGTGCAGTTATGCAAGGACGCCTGCCGCAAGCGCAGCCCGCGCTGCCCGGCCTGTCCTCTCGCCGCCGATTGTCCCAGCGCCGATTCCCTCTGA
- a CDS encoding hydrogen-dependent growth transcriptional repressor, whose translation MGKSVANPKKNIVSCRVNDREMQTLQVIAEKSGVSISMLLRQSLDLLQQNPHMGGRRAGV comes from the coding sequence ATGGGTAAGTCAGTAGCGAATCCGAAGAAAAACATTGTCTCCTGCCGGGTGAACGACCGGGAGATGCAGACTCTGCAGGTCATCGCCGAGAAGTCGGGCGTGAGCATTAGCATGCTGCTGCGCCAAAGCCTCGATCTGCTGCAGCAGAATCCCCATATGGGCGGGCGGCGGGCCGGGGTTTGA